One Mycolicibacterium sp. TUM20985 genomic window, CCGGGGATGCCCATCAGCGGTCCGCGCTTCGCCGCGGCGATCGCCGCCTCGCCCGCCGGGACGGGGTTGGCGGCGGACCGCGCGATGAGACGCGCGGAGGCGAGGTTGAGGACGGGATGCAACGTGTCGCCGACGCGTACGTACAGCGCACCCGTGTCGCGAGCGATCACGATGGGCGCGGAGGCGGGGACTCCCTGCGGCCGAACCAACCCGAGTATGGAGCCCGCGGCCAGGGTGAGGCCCGCGAGGACGCCGCCCACCGCGAGCGACAGCGACTGTGCGCGTAGCGGATCGTCGTGCATGGCGACATCCCTGCGCACCAGTGCGTGCATCATGCGCCTGAGGAGGAAGCGCTGCGCCCCGAGTTGCAGCCGCGTCGTCGTATGTCGAGCCATCAATCCCCCGACTGCCAGCCTAACCGCAGCCGAAGACCCACCCTCGCACCGTTTTCCCGCTACGCCTCGCTGGCCCGCCGCTCCCGGTACGCCGCCACGTGTTGTCGATTTCCACAGTTGCCGGTGTCGCAAAACATCCGCGAGCGGTTGCGGGAGAGGTCCACCAGCACGGCCTCGCAGTCGGGCGCCGCGCACGTCTTCAGTCGACGGAGCTCGCCCGCCCGGATGAGGTCCGCCAGGGACATCGCCATCTCCGCCCCCATCCGCTGCCACAGCGGGTCGTGGATCGACGCGAGGTGCAGGTGCCATTCGGGCATTTCGACGTGCCGGGTCAGCCAGGGCGCGGCACGGGTGTCGCTCAGCAACGCGTTCACCTGACCCACGACGCGTTCCTCGTCGCCCGCGTTGTCCCAGAGCTTGCCG contains:
- a CDS encoding CGNR zinc finger domain-containing protein, yielding MIFSHDTELTLRAACVLTNTNRVDGERLGDMAALDAYLAGFGWTGRRDRDDAELRSVQQLRGRLGKLWDNAGDEERVVGQVNALLSDTRAAPWLTRHVEMPEWHLHLASIHDPLWQRMGAEMAMSLADLIRAGELRRLKTCAAPDCEAVLVDLSRNRSRMFCDTGNCGNRQHVAAYRERRASEA